In a single window of the Scophthalmus maximus strain ysfricsl-2021 chromosome 18, ASM2237912v1, whole genome shotgun sequence genome:
- the gnpat2 gene encoding dihydroxyacetone phosphate acyltransferase isoform X1: MTHTHRASGRAGPEHDEEFVDILEERRRSSDLGHALRTFNPHPYRGAPPCSTADLNKAVLESQYLRYVAKEIAMETGSSEEDVREEARGILEEMSQNLQLRFIRLMGYTLTKVFKRLFTGIFVNMEGLGTLQQAIQEAPVILMPNHRSYVDFLVISYILFTYDIPVPVIAAGIPLAGMKMVGEILRRSGAFFIRRAIGSDKLYWAVLSEYVKTIVRKGYAPMEFYVEGLRSRTLKSVTPKLGMMHMVLEPYFKSEVFDITLVPVSISYDRVLEESLLAHELLGVPKPKESTAGLLKAGKVLQEDYGTMHVNFGRPLSVRQLCQGKINRCQYNSAPRDLPQKPTEEAQACVSWLAHLMVRIQDEGSVISPWSLMACLLLQAPMAVLTEEGLPWERLAERTLWLRRLALDCGAGLNWPGQTPDSDVMSSAVALHRSVVYRRAGRVYLLQQEEPARKRPISPEEAVMRIATAVLMLASYRNQSLHVFARPALLATALHITKSTQRDELFACFCFLQDVFSYEFILVPGELSQDFEEACVLLEKCGAVHISQQEVTLSDMGLEALSFLRALIQPFIDSYQVMFRYLSEEGDPVLTEKQLVPAVRNRATKLILSGELRTYEALSSDTLKNALSALQRLEAVTKLRTPEQNEYKVNSAAVGRIGDILSGTIPPQMLQTTPDARL; the protein is encoded by the exons CACAGGGCTTCGGGCAGAGCGGGCCCGGAACACGATGAGGAGTTTGTAGATatactggaggagaggaggcgcaGCAGTGACCTGGGCCACGCCCTCAGGACCTTTAACCCCCACCCCTACCGAGGAGCCCCGCCCTGCTCCACGGCTGACCTCAACAAAGCCGTGCTGGAGTCCCAGTATCTACGCTATGTGGCCAAAGAG atCGCCATGGAGACGGGGTCGTCGGAGGAGGACGTGAGAGAGGAGGCTCGCGGGATCCTGGAGGAGATGTCTCAGAACCTGCAGCTGCGTTTCATCCGGCTGATGGGCTACACACTCACCAAGGTGTTCAAGAGGCTCTTCACCGGCATCTTCGTCAACATGGAGGGCCTCGGCACG CTCCAACAAGCCATTCAGGAAGCTCCTGTGATCCTGATGCCCAATCACAGGAGTTACGTGGACTTCTTGGTTATCTCCTACATCCTGTTCACCTACGACATCCCTGTACCCGTTATAGCTGCAGGAATTC CTCTTGCAGGGATGAAGATGGTCGGAGAGATACTGCGCCGCTCCGGAGCTTTCTTCATCCGACGTGCCATCGGCTCTGACAAACTCTACTGGGCGGTGCTGTCAGAATACGTCAAGACCATCGTCAGG AAAGGGTACGCTCCTATGGAGTTTTACGTGGAAGGGTTGAGGAGTCGCACGCTGAAGTCGGTGACGCCGAAGTTAG GTATGATGCACATGGTGCTGGAGCCCTACTTCAAGAGTGAGGTGTTTGACATCACGCTGGTGCCCGTCAGCATCAGCTACGACAGAGTGCTGGAGGAGTCGCTGCTCGCCCACGAGCTGCTTGGCGTCCCCAAGCCCAAAGAGAGCACCGCA ggCCTGCTGAAGGCGGGCAAAGTGCTCCAGGAAGATTACGGCACCATGCATGTGAACTTTGGCCGTCCCCTGTCGGTCAGGCAGCTGTGTCAGGGCAAGATAAACCGCTGCCAGTACAACTCCGCACCCAG AGATCTTCCTCAAAAGCCCACCGAAGAGGCCCAGGCCTGCGTGAGTTGGCTGGCTCATCTCATGGTGCGAATCCAGGATGAGGGCTCTGTGATCAGCCCGTGGTCTCTGATGGCCTGCCTGTTGCTCCAGGCTCCGATGGCGGTCCTAACAGAGGAGGGGCTGCCGTGGGAGCGGCTCGCGGAGAGAACCCTCTGGCTCAGGAGGCTGGCGCTGGACTGCGGCGCTGGACTGAACTGGCCCG GACAAACCCCTGACTCGGACGTGATGTCGTCCGCCGTGGCCCTTCATCGCTCCGTCGTTTACCGGAGAGCGGGGCGTGTCTACCTGCTTCAGCAGGAAGAGCCGGCGAGGAAGCGTCCAATCAGCCCAGAGGAGGCTGTGATGAGAATAGCGACGGCGGTCCTGATGCTGGCCTCCTACAGGAACCAGTCGCTGCACGTTTTTGCGCGTCCCGCCCTGCTCGCCACGGCCTTGCACATCACAAAGAGCACGCAGAGAG ACGAGCTCTTCGCCTGCTTCTGCTTCCTCCAGGACGTCTTCTCCTACGAGTTCATCTTGGTCCCCGGCGAGTTGTCTCAG GACTTTGAGGAGGCATGCGTCCTCCTGGAGAAATGCGGAGCAGTCCACATCAGTCAGCAGGAAGTGACACTTTCAGACATGGGACTGGAGGCGCTATCCTTCCTGCGAGCTCTAATTCAACCCTTCATTGATTCCTATCAG GTGATGTTCAGGTACCTTTCTGAAGAGGGAGATCCCGTGCTCACAGAGAAACAGTTGGTACCCGCTGTGAGAAACCGGGCGACAAAGCTCATCCTCTCAG GCGAGCTTCGCACCTACGAAGCCCTCTCATCGGACACACTGAAGAACGCCCTGTCGGCTCTGCAGCGACTGGAGGCCGTGACCAAGTTGAGGAC GCCGGAGCAGAACGAATACAAAGTGAACAGTGCAGCTGTTGGAAGAATTGGAGACATACTCT CTGGGACAATCCCTCCCCAGATGCTGCAGACTACACCTGACGCAAGACTTTAG
- the gnpat2 gene encoding dihydroxyacetone phosphate acyltransferase isoform X2, whose translation METGSSEEDVREEARGILEEMSQNLQLRFIRLMGYTLTKVFKRLFTGIFVNMEGLGTLQQAIQEAPVILMPNHRSYVDFLVISYILFTYDIPVPVIAAGIPLAGMKMVGEILRRSGAFFIRRAIGSDKLYWAVLSEYVKTIVRKGYAPMEFYVEGLRSRTLKSVTPKLGMMHMVLEPYFKSEVFDITLVPVSISYDRVLEESLLAHELLGVPKPKESTAGLLKAGKVLQEDYGTMHVNFGRPLSVRQLCQGKINRCQYNSAPRDLPQKPTEEAQACVSWLAHLMVRIQDEGSVISPWSLMACLLLQAPMAVLTEEGLPWERLAERTLWLRRLALDCGAGLNWPGQTPDSDVMSSAVALHRSVVYRRAGRVYLLQQEEPARKRPISPEEAVMRIATAVLMLASYRNQSLHVFARPALLATALHITKSTQRDELFACFCFLQDVFSYEFILVPGELSQDFEEACVLLEKCGAVHISQQEVTLSDMGLEALSFLRALIQPFIDSYQVMFRYLSEEGDPVLTEKQLVPAVRNRATKLILSGELRTYEALSSDTLKNALSALQRLEAVTKLRTPEQNEYKVNSAAVGRIGDILSGTIPPQMLQTTPDARL comes from the exons ATGGAGACGGGGTCGTCGGAGGAGGACGTGAGAGAGGAGGCTCGCGGGATCCTGGAGGAGATGTCTCAGAACCTGCAGCTGCGTTTCATCCGGCTGATGGGCTACACACTCACCAAGGTGTTCAAGAGGCTCTTCACCGGCATCTTCGTCAACATGGAGGGCCTCGGCACG CTCCAACAAGCCATTCAGGAAGCTCCTGTGATCCTGATGCCCAATCACAGGAGTTACGTGGACTTCTTGGTTATCTCCTACATCCTGTTCACCTACGACATCCCTGTACCCGTTATAGCTGCAGGAATTC CTCTTGCAGGGATGAAGATGGTCGGAGAGATACTGCGCCGCTCCGGAGCTTTCTTCATCCGACGTGCCATCGGCTCTGACAAACTCTACTGGGCGGTGCTGTCAGAATACGTCAAGACCATCGTCAGG AAAGGGTACGCTCCTATGGAGTTTTACGTGGAAGGGTTGAGGAGTCGCACGCTGAAGTCGGTGACGCCGAAGTTAG GTATGATGCACATGGTGCTGGAGCCCTACTTCAAGAGTGAGGTGTTTGACATCACGCTGGTGCCCGTCAGCATCAGCTACGACAGAGTGCTGGAGGAGTCGCTGCTCGCCCACGAGCTGCTTGGCGTCCCCAAGCCCAAAGAGAGCACCGCA ggCCTGCTGAAGGCGGGCAAAGTGCTCCAGGAAGATTACGGCACCATGCATGTGAACTTTGGCCGTCCCCTGTCGGTCAGGCAGCTGTGTCAGGGCAAGATAAACCGCTGCCAGTACAACTCCGCACCCAG AGATCTTCCTCAAAAGCCCACCGAAGAGGCCCAGGCCTGCGTGAGTTGGCTGGCTCATCTCATGGTGCGAATCCAGGATGAGGGCTCTGTGATCAGCCCGTGGTCTCTGATGGCCTGCCTGTTGCTCCAGGCTCCGATGGCGGTCCTAACAGAGGAGGGGCTGCCGTGGGAGCGGCTCGCGGAGAGAACCCTCTGGCTCAGGAGGCTGGCGCTGGACTGCGGCGCTGGACTGAACTGGCCCG GACAAACCCCTGACTCGGACGTGATGTCGTCCGCCGTGGCCCTTCATCGCTCCGTCGTTTACCGGAGAGCGGGGCGTGTCTACCTGCTTCAGCAGGAAGAGCCGGCGAGGAAGCGTCCAATCAGCCCAGAGGAGGCTGTGATGAGAATAGCGACGGCGGTCCTGATGCTGGCCTCCTACAGGAACCAGTCGCTGCACGTTTTTGCGCGTCCCGCCCTGCTCGCCACGGCCTTGCACATCACAAAGAGCACGCAGAGAG ACGAGCTCTTCGCCTGCTTCTGCTTCCTCCAGGACGTCTTCTCCTACGAGTTCATCTTGGTCCCCGGCGAGTTGTCTCAG GACTTTGAGGAGGCATGCGTCCTCCTGGAGAAATGCGGAGCAGTCCACATCAGTCAGCAGGAAGTGACACTTTCAGACATGGGACTGGAGGCGCTATCCTTCCTGCGAGCTCTAATTCAACCCTTCATTGATTCCTATCAG GTGATGTTCAGGTACCTTTCTGAAGAGGGAGATCCCGTGCTCACAGAGAAACAGTTGGTACCCGCTGTGAGAAACCGGGCGACAAAGCTCATCCTCTCAG GCGAGCTTCGCACCTACGAAGCCCTCTCATCGGACACACTGAAGAACGCCCTGTCGGCTCTGCAGCGACTGGAGGCCGTGACCAAGTTGAGGAC GCCGGAGCAGAACGAATACAAAGTGAACAGTGCAGCTGTTGGAAGAATTGGAGACATACTCT CTGGGACAATCCCTCCCCAGATGCTGCAGACTACACCTGACGCAAGACTTTAG